The following are encoded in a window of Brevibacillus ruminantium genomic DNA:
- a CDS encoding stalk domain-containing protein: MNRCLHSNSSRLISRILGAFLLVTVFTIFHSKAAFAQSPGPVISLIVDGIGVKTDVPPLHQNGRILVPIRFVAEQLGTKVSYDADSRRVTLRDGVNQVAVFADSRIGYVNGERVTLDTATVIQNQRTMIPVRFVSETLGYSVAWDNRAKVVKIRTRDEDHEQSAKIAASPVTAQVKNADLLSERYVFPFDKHSHYEAYGDSYGSAREWSESHSGNARSHEGIDIMAPQGTPVYSVGDGVINRIGWNTYGGWRINITDDSGKFKMYYAHLQAYCPDLQVGTRIQAGQLIGFVGTTGYGAPGTSGMFPPHLHFGLYRASDDVAFNPYSYLQFWENNKVD, translated from the coding sequence ATGAACCGCTGCTTACATAGTAACAGCTCTCGTCTGATCAGCAGGATTCTGGGCGCGTTTTTGCTTGTGACGGTTTTCACGATCTTTCACAGCAAAGCGGCTTTTGCCCAATCACCAGGCCCTGTCATCTCTTTGATAGTAGATGGCATCGGTGTGAAAACGGATGTTCCGCCTCTGCATCAAAACGGGCGAATCCTCGTCCCGATACGCTTTGTTGCAGAGCAGTTGGGAACGAAGGTTTCCTATGATGCGGATTCTCGCCGGGTTACGCTGCGGGATGGCGTGAATCAAGTCGCTGTATTTGCCGACAGCCGGATTGGTTATGTGAATGGAGAACGTGTGACGCTGGATACAGCAACCGTGATTCAAAATCAAAGGACTATGATCCCTGTCCGCTTTGTGAGTGAAACGCTGGGGTATTCGGTCGCCTGGGATAACAGGGCGAAAGTAGTGAAGATTCGGACACGTGATGAAGATCACGAGCAGTCTGCCAAAATAGCAGCTTCTCCGGTCACTGCACAGGTAAAGAATGCAGATCTGCTCTCGGAACGCTATGTGTTCCCTTTTGATAAGCATAGCCACTACGAAGCATACGGTGACAGCTACGGATCAGCGCGAGAGTGGAGCGAAAGCCATTCGGGAAATGCTCGTTCACACGAGGGCATCGACATCATGGCTCCTCAAGGAACACCGGTTTACAGTGTGGGAGACGGCGTGATCAACCGGATTGGTTGGAATACCTATGGCGGCTGGAGGATCAATATTACGGATGATTCAGGCAAGTTTAAAATGTATTACGCACATTTGCAGGCTTATTGTCCCGATTTACAGGTGGGAACGCGAATCCAGGCAGGCCAACTGATTGGATTTGTGGGGACGACAGGCTATGGGGCTCCAGGGACCTCTGGCATGTTTCCGCCCCATTTGCATTTTGGCCTGTACCGAGCGTCCGATGATGTTGCGTTCAATCCTTATTCCTACCTGCAGTTCTGGGAAAACAACAAGGTTGACTAA
- a CDS encoding branched-chain amino acid ABC transporter ATP-binding protein/permease, producing MKKGLLYLLVAVALYFFPWLFPNSYYVHMAQGFLYTYIVVAGLNLLVGLSGQLSLGHAGFYAIGAYVTGLCTVAGMPFLLSLLLGVLLCAAAGGLVAMLSLRAKGPYLAMVTIAFGLLVEIVANRWVEVTGGPAGLYLPEARLFGAPLGTVSYYWFIAVVALIVTVLIDNLFTSRFGRTFRAMGNSEVAAATVGVHVRNWKIMAFAISACTAGLAGALFAFQNAYFNSDTFTFDKSILFLVGVIVGGAGTRLGPLVGTVVIFLLPQWVQSLYDYHLLIFGGILLVSLIALPEGIVGGVERLLKERKKLPPAAGEESSQEADAPSQMDNKAGAALTVDSVVMEFDGFRAVDDINLSISGSEVRGLIGPNGSGKSTTVNMLSGVYVPTQGKLRWKGVDVTNYPPHRMAAAGITRTFQNLQLFHELTVLENVMLGFHMHYRTGFTANLLHTPGFWREEKRYRDESIRLLHFVGLADKADEQAANLSYGQQRLVEIARALATRPDLLILDEPAAGASMFEVDNIVRVIRKVKQSGISILLVEHHMEIVMNVCDTITVLDFGKKIAEGDPAYIQSHPQVIEAYLGGEEVTQLVVGK from the coding sequence ATGAAAAAAGGACTCCTTTACCTGTTGGTTGCCGTCGCCCTTTATTTCTTTCCTTGGCTGTTCCCCAATTCGTATTACGTTCACATGGCCCAGGGCTTTCTCTATACGTACATCGTAGTAGCGGGGCTGAACCTTCTGGTTGGCCTTTCGGGACAACTGTCCTTGGGGCATGCCGGTTTCTATGCGATCGGGGCTTATGTGACCGGGCTTTGTACAGTTGCAGGCATGCCGTTTTTGCTCAGTCTGCTCTTGGGCGTATTGCTCTGTGCCGCTGCCGGAGGGCTGGTAGCGATGCTCTCTCTCCGTGCGAAGGGGCCCTATCTGGCAATGGTGACGATTGCCTTTGGGCTGCTCGTGGAAATCGTCGCGAATCGCTGGGTGGAAGTAACAGGCGGACCGGCTGGTCTGTATCTGCCGGAAGCCCGTTTGTTTGGTGCGCCATTGGGAACAGTCTCTTATTATTGGTTTATCGCGGTAGTCGCTTTGATCGTCACTGTTTTGATCGACAATCTCTTCACCTCGCGTTTTGGCAGAACATTTCGGGCCATGGGCAACAGTGAAGTGGCAGCCGCTACAGTAGGTGTTCATGTAAGGAACTGGAAGATCATGGCTTTTGCTATCAGCGCGTGTACGGCAGGACTCGCCGGAGCTTTATTCGCCTTTCAAAATGCGTATTTCAATAGTGATACTTTCACGTTTGACAAGTCAATCCTGTTCCTCGTCGGAGTCATTGTGGGCGGAGCAGGAACCAGACTGGGCCCCTTGGTTGGTACGGTGGTTATTTTTCTTTTGCCGCAATGGGTGCAAAGCTTGTATGACTACCACCTTCTGATCTTCGGCGGAATCCTGCTGGTGAGTCTGATTGCGCTTCCTGAGGGGATCGTCGGCGGAGTGGAGAGACTGTTGAAAGAGAGGAAGAAGCTCCCTCCGGCAGCGGGAGAAGAATCCAGTCAGGAAGCCGATGCACCCAGCCAGATGGACAACAAGGCTGGCGCGGCCTTGACGGTTGATTCTGTCGTCATGGAGTTTGATGGTTTTCGAGCCGTGGATGATATCAATCTAAGCATTAGCGGCTCAGAAGTAAGGGGATTGATCGGACCCAATGGATCAGGAAAAAGCACGACGGTGAACATGCTCTCCGGTGTCTACGTCCCGACCCAAGGCAAGCTTCGCTGGAAGGGTGTCGATGTGACCAACTATCCGCCGCATCGCATGGCGGCAGCAGGAATTACCCGTACGTTTCAGAATCTTCAACTGTTTCACGAGCTTACCGTTCTGGAAAACGTGATGCTTGGCTTTCATATGCACTATCGCACTGGTTTTACGGCAAATCTCTTGCACACGCCCGGTTTTTGGCGGGAAGAAAAGCGGTATCGTGACGAATCCATTCGACTTCTTCACTTCGTCGGGCTCGCTGACAAAGCGGATGAGCAAGCAGCCAATCTCTCTTACGGACAGCAGAGGTTGGTGGAAATCGCCCGCGCCTTGGCCACCCGGCCTGATCTGCTGATTCTGGATGAACCGGCGGCTGGTGCCAGCATGTTTGAGGTGGACAACATCGTTCGCGTCATTCGAAAGGTAAAGCAATCCGGCATTTCAATATTGCTGGTGGAGCACCATATGGAGATTGTGATGAACGTTTGCGATACGATCACTGTGCTCGACTTCGGAAAAAAGATCGCAGAAGGCGATCCTGCTTATATTCAGTCCCATCCACAGGTCATCGAAGCATATCTGGGCGGGGAGGAGGTGACGCAGCTTGTTGTCGGTAAATAA
- a CDS encoding branched-chain amino acid ABC transporter permease, with protein sequence MLQAIVSGLILGSIYAIIAQGYYITYVTTRTMNFGQGDFLMLGALLGLTSLGAMTSSGMNLIVSILFTLMIVAAAMGLLGWGLERGAIRPLSHLLSVGWILSTVAVSLMIRNIAMLIWGRNVIPFPSPFGSEVYRFGTVGITKHELFVAVGAIIIMACLFFFLNKSLLGKALAAVAYNSEAASLMGINPKRMAVLAFALSSALAGIGGILVGPITNTAFFMGANLGLKAFAAAIIGGLTNPLGILIGGLLLGVIEQVFSLYSSAYKDASAFLLILIVLIFLPQGLLGKKIKEKF encoded by the coding sequence TTGCTGCAAGCCATCGTAAGCGGATTGATTCTGGGAAGCATCTACGCTATTATCGCCCAGGGCTATTATATTACCTATGTGACAACCCGCACCATGAATTTTGGCCAAGGGGATTTCTTGATGCTGGGGGCATTGCTGGGCTTGACCTCACTTGGGGCAATGACCTCTTCAGGAATGAATCTGATCGTTTCCATTCTGTTCACCTTGATGATTGTGGCGGCAGCGATGGGTCTTCTGGGCTGGGGTCTGGAGAGGGGAGCCATACGCCCTCTCAGCCACCTCCTGTCTGTAGGCTGGATTCTCAGCACGGTGGCGGTCTCTTTGATGATACGAAATATTGCCATGCTGATTTGGGGGAGGAATGTCATCCCCTTTCCTTCCCCTTTCGGCAGCGAGGTATATCGGTTTGGCACCGTGGGCATCACCAAGCATGAGTTGTTTGTAGCCGTCGGTGCGATTATCATCATGGCCTGTCTCTTTTTCTTTTTAAATAAATCGCTGTTGGGAAAGGCGTTGGCTGCAGTGGCCTATAATTCGGAGGCAGCCTCGCTCATGGGGATCAATCCGAAAAGAATGGCGGTACTGGCTTTTGCGCTCTCGTCGGCACTTGCCGGCATCGGCGGCATTCTCGTCGGACCGATTACCAATACAGCGTTTTTCATGGGAGCCAATCTGGGCTTGAAAGCATTTGCTGCAGCGATTATCGGGGGATTGACCAATCCATTAGGCATTTTGATCGGAGGTCTTCTGCTCGGCGTTATCGAACAGGTGTTTTCTTTGTATAGCTCCGCCTACAAGGATGCGAGCGCATTTCTCCTTATTTTGATCGTATTGATCTTTCTGCCTCAAGGATTATTGGGCAAGAAAATAAAGGAGAAATTCTGA
- a CDS encoding sigma 54-interacting transcriptional regulator, with the protein MEFSLFEFLDNMPHGFVFVDRGGIITHVNNACAQLLGLKKEEIINRPIISIAPGSDMLQVMNQGKASLRREIQFGEKLFLVDRLPLFSEEKVVGGLSIFQIMPNSSDKGGLWSEQERELHQFKELVEQLYDGIVMCDKNGIITMINQSYCDFLGTTIEEAIGRHITEVIENTRMHVVIQTGKAEIDQLMRIGDREIIVSRMPLKEGEETVGALGKVVFSDLRELRSIVERYNIMERKLDFYRQELKRMMGAKYSFAHIMAEHPLMKEAVQMAKRIAKTRSSVLILGESGTGKELFAHAIHEASSRAEGAFVRVNCAAIPKDLMEAELFGYEEGAFTGAKKGGKPGKIELANQGTLFLDEIGDMPLDMQAKLLRVLQEREVERIGATRPIGVDIRVIAATHRPLEKLIQEGKFREDLYYRLNVFMINLPPLRVQGATILSLAGKLINKLNAELYTNVSGLSERVQNIFFAHKWPGNLREMNNVLERAVQLAEEGELDLEHLPPYLLDKQVVRTSEGISLDLEAELAKTEKRVLEAALAHCEGNKVQAAQLLGIHRASLYRKLEKHQIAQK; encoded by the coding sequence GTGGAGTTTTCGTTGTTTGAATTTTTGGATAATATGCCGCATGGTTTTGTTTTTGTGGATCGCGGCGGCATCATCACCCATGTGAATAACGCTTGTGCCCAGTTGCTGGGCTTAAAAAAGGAAGAAATCATCAATCGGCCGATCATCAGCATTGCGCCCGGCTCTGATATGCTGCAGGTCATGAATCAGGGGAAAGCAAGTCTTCGCAGGGAAATCCAGTTTGGCGAAAAGCTGTTTTTGGTTGACCGTTTGCCTCTTTTCTCCGAGGAAAAGGTAGTGGGCGGACTCTCGATTTTTCAGATCATGCCAAACTCATCTGATAAGGGCGGCTTGTGGTCTGAGCAGGAGCGGGAGCTTCATCAATTCAAAGAACTGGTGGAACAGTTGTACGATGGTATCGTCATGTGCGATAAAAACGGAATCATCACGATGATCAACCAGAGCTACTGCGACTTTTTGGGCACGACGATTGAGGAGGCCATCGGGAGACATATAACGGAAGTAATTGAAAATACGAGGATGCATGTCGTCATCCAGACCGGAAAGGCAGAGATCGATCAACTGATGAGAATCGGTGACAGAGAGATCATCGTCAGCCGGATGCCGTTAAAAGAGGGAGAGGAGACGGTTGGCGCTTTGGGAAAAGTGGTGTTCAGCGATTTGCGAGAGCTGAGGAGCATCGTCGAGAGGTACAACATCATGGAGCGGAAGCTGGATTTCTATCGGCAGGAGCTAAAGCGAATGATGGGTGCCAAATATTCCTTTGCCCACATCATGGCGGAGCATCCGTTGATGAAAGAAGCCGTGCAGATGGCCAAGCGGATTGCCAAAACCAGGTCTTCGGTGTTGATTCTGGGGGAAAGCGGGACAGGCAAGGAGTTGTTTGCCCACGCCATCCATGAAGCAAGCAGCCGGGCCGAGGGAGCATTTGTCCGTGTAAATTGTGCTGCCATTCCCAAGGATTTGATGGAAGCGGAGCTGTTTGGGTATGAAGAGGGAGCGTTTACCGGAGCGAAAAAGGGGGGCAAGCCCGGAAAGATTGAGTTGGCCAACCAGGGAACCTTGTTCCTGGATGAAATCGGGGATATGCCACTGGACATGCAAGCCAAGCTGCTTCGGGTTTTGCAGGAAAGAGAGGTGGAGCGGATCGGTGCAACCCGGCCGATCGGTGTGGACATTCGCGTTATCGCTGCCACGCACCGCCCTTTGGAAAAACTGATTCAAGAGGGCAAATTTCGCGAGGACCTGTATTATCGGCTGAACGTCTTCATGATCAATCTGCCGCCGCTGCGTGTGCAAGGGGCGACGATTCTCTCGCTCGCAGGCAAGCTGATCAACAAGCTGAATGCAGAGCTTTATACAAATGTCTCGGGCCTGAGCGAACGGGTTCAGAATATCTTTTTTGCACATAAATGGCCAGGAAATCTCCGCGAGATGAATAACGTCTTGGAGCGGGCTGTGCAGCTGGCGGAAGAGGGCGAGCTCGATCTTGAGCATCTCCCGCCTTATTTGCTGGACAAACAGGTGGTCAGAACAAGTGAAGGTATTTCGCTCGATCTGGAAGCAGAACTGGCCAAGACAGAAAAGAGGGTATTGGAGGCGGCGCTCGCTCACTGTGAAGGAAATAAAGTACAAGCCGCTCAGCTTCTGGGGATCCATCGAGCCAGCTTGTATCGAAAGCTGGAAAAACACCAGATTGCTCAAAAATAA
- a CDS encoding 3-hydroxybutyrate dehydrogenase, with amino-acid sequence MQTNLLQNKVALITGGASGIGLAIAEKMFEAGCHLAIADIDLGKAEVAIMSMAEREQQKKIAIQADLSETESIRHMVATCEQSMGPVDILVNNAGFQYVAPIETCDPRQFQKLIEVMLVGPFVATQAVFAQMKERGWGRIINISSINGKMGAPFKAGYCSAKHGIIGLTRVTAMEAADSGVTCNAICPGYVDTPLVRNQLSDLAKSYQLAEGEVLEEVILRHVPQHRLLEAGEIGNLAVYLASDLATGITGQAVNISGGYVMH; translated from the coding sequence ATGCAAACGAATCTACTGCAAAACAAGGTTGCTTTGATTACCGGGGGTGCAAGCGGGATCGGGCTTGCCATCGCTGAAAAAATGTTCGAGGCCGGATGTCATCTTGCCATTGCCGACATTGACCTTGGCAAAGCTGAAGTGGCGATCATGTCCATGGCTGAGAGGGAACAACAGAAGAAAATCGCGATTCAGGCAGATCTGTCGGAAACAGAATCGATCAGGCACATGGTGGCAACATGCGAGCAAAGCATGGGTCCGGTCGACATTCTGGTGAACAATGCTGGCTTTCAATATGTAGCCCCGATTGAAACCTGTGATCCCAGACAATTTCAAAAGCTCATTGAAGTCATGCTGGTAGGGCCTTTTGTGGCTACACAAGCCGTATTTGCCCAAATGAAGGAGCGTGGCTGGGGGCGGATCATCAACATTTCCTCCATCAACGGAAAGATGGGTGCGCCCTTTAAGGCAGGGTACTGCTCAGCCAAACACGGAATTATCGGGCTGACGAGGGTTACTGCCATGGAGGCGGCAGATTCGGGTGTTACCTGCAATGCCATCTGTCCCGGGTATGTGGATACCCCGCTTGTCCGCAACCAGCTTTCCGATCTGGCAAAAAGCTATCAGTTGGCAGAAGGCGAGGTGTTGGAGGAAGTGATACTCAGGCATGTGCCCCAGCATCGATTGCTGGAAGCGGGGGAAATCGGCAATCTCGCGGTTTATCTCGCATCCGATCTGGCGACAGGCATTACTGGGCAAGCAGTGAATATCTCCGGGGGTTATGTCATGCACTAA
- a CDS encoding CpXC domain-containing protein, with translation MWTCPYCGGTHGLPFHDSQLDGMLCLEPDCGRFEESHTDHDDLSLWDTTDIV, from the coding sequence ATGTGGACATGTCCCTACTGCGGCGGCACGCACGGTTTGCCGTTTCATGACAGTCAACTGGACGGGATGCTTTGCTTGGAGCCCGATTGCGGGCGTTTTGAAGAAAGTCACACGGACCACGATGATCTCAGTCTTTGGGACACCACGGATATCGTATGA
- a CDS encoding ABC transporter ATP-binding protein, whose amino-acid sequence MLSVNNVRVHYGMAEALRGVSLEVAKGEIVAMIGRNGAGKTTLLKAITGLVKLREGDIIYQGERITGMQAHAIMRLGIGHVPQGRQVFGDQTVEDNLILGAFTKIKQQPRQVRDWLEREYTRFPRLKERSKQLAGTLSGGEQQMLALSRALMSDPEMLVLDEPSMGLSPLFVKQILDTVIQLRKEGKTILLVEQLAAAALSISDRAYVLSSGQIEMSGTASDLLHDEKVVRTYLGA is encoded by the coding sequence TTGTTGTCGGTAAATAATGTGCGGGTTCATTACGGGATGGCCGAAGCACTGCGCGGCGTTTCTCTGGAAGTGGCGAAAGGGGAGATCGTCGCCATGATCGGCCGGAACGGGGCAGGCAAAACCACGCTGCTAAAAGCGATCACGGGTCTGGTGAAGCTGCGCGAGGGGGACATCATCTATCAAGGAGAGAGGATCACCGGCATGCAGGCACACGCCATCATGCGGCTGGGGATTGGGCATGTTCCGCAGGGCCGGCAGGTATTTGGCGATCAGACGGTTGAGGATAATCTGATCCTCGGAGCTTTCACCAAGATCAAGCAGCAGCCCCGCCAGGTTCGGGACTGGCTGGAGCGGGAGTATACGAGGTTCCCTCGTTTGAAGGAGCGCTCCAAACAGTTGGCGGGCACGCTGTCAGGCGGCGAGCAGCAGATGCTGGCCCTGTCCCGTGCACTGATGTCCGATCCGGAAATGCTCGTTCTGGATGAACCTTCGATGGGCCTGTCACCGCTATTTGTCAAACAGATTCTGGATACGGTGATTCAACTGCGCAAAGAGGGCAAGACGATTCTGCTGGTGGAACAACTGGCCGCCGCCGCACTGTCCATCTCGGATCGCGCCTATGTTCTGTCGTCCGGGCAGATCGAAATGAGCGGGACCGCCTCCGATCTTCTGCATGATGAAAAAGTGGTACGCACGTATCTGGGGGCATAA
- a CDS encoding ABC transporter substrate-binding protein produces the protein MSKAKWWVSLTMALTLGAAGCGPQLDQQSSGGQTGGQPASSGAAANATSGGEVFNVGLAISLSGGTAKFGEAVKRAAQMAVDDFNEAGGADGKKAKLIVYDDEAKPEKSVEIVQRLIQQDKVVAFVGPANSGNAKAQIKFAQEAGIPEIIPVATGTAITETYEKEDKNYIFRVAPYDKGQVETILKWVVSDKKLTKIGLLHDTTGYGQGGRADVEAVLKEQYNMSLTAVESFQVNDTNMEAQLAKMRDAQVEVVIFYGLAPEAAQYLKSRQKLDYYPLTVASWAMGDPTVKELVGDLVNKDVYMVQSFTIDQSEESRAFHEKVVARFGDDIFPIASAQGYDCMQLILEAVKKAGTDPKAIRDAIENMDSFKGVTAIGERPFTKEKHEGLTSANMFLATYKDGAIVKP, from the coding sequence ATGAGCAAGGCAAAATGGTGGGTATCTTTGACGATGGCCTTAACACTTGGGGCAGCGGGATGCGGTCCGCAGCTGGACCAGCAATCCTCCGGCGGCCAAACCGGGGGACAGCCAGCTTCCAGCGGAGCGGCAGCAAATGCAACAAGTGGCGGGGAAGTGTTCAACGTCGGACTGGCGATTTCACTAAGCGGCGGAACAGCCAAGTTCGGTGAAGCGGTGAAACGGGCAGCGCAAATGGCGGTGGACGACTTTAACGAAGCGGGCGGCGCAGATGGCAAAAAAGCCAAGCTGATCGTCTATGATGATGAGGCCAAGCCTGAAAAATCCGTAGAGATTGTCCAGCGTCTGATCCAACAGGATAAGGTCGTCGCTTTTGTCGGGCCAGCCAACTCCGGGAACGCCAAAGCGCAAATCAAGTTCGCCCAGGAAGCGGGAATTCCGGAAATCATCCCGGTCGCGACGGGAACAGCGATTACGGAGACCTACGAAAAAGAAGACAAAAACTATATTTTCCGCGTTGCCCCCTACGACAAAGGCCAGGTCGAAACCATCCTCAAGTGGGTTGTTTCCGATAAGAAACTGACCAAAATTGGTCTTCTGCACGATACGACCGGTTATGGCCAGGGCGGGAGAGCGGACGTCGAGGCCGTTTTAAAAGAGCAGTACAACATGAGTTTGACTGCCGTGGAATCCTTTCAGGTGAACGATACCAATATGGAAGCGCAACTAGCCAAGATGCGTGATGCACAGGTCGAAGTCGTGATTTTTTACGGCCTGGCGCCAGAAGCTGCTCAGTATCTGAAGTCGAGACAGAAGCTGGATTACTATCCTTTGACGGTGGCATCGTGGGCGATGGGCGATCCGACAGTGAAAGAGCTGGTGGGCGATTTGGTCAATAAAGATGTCTACATGGTGCAATCCTTTACCATTGACCAAAGCGAAGAGTCGCGTGCGTTTCATGAAAAGGTGGTGGCCAGATTTGGCGATGACATCTTCCCGATCGCCTCGGCACAAGGCTATGATTGCATGCAACTGATCCTGGAAGCGGTAAAAAAAGCAGGAACAGATCCCAAAGCCATTCGGGACGCAATCGAGAATATGGATTCCTTCAAAGGAGTTACCGCCATCGGCGAGCGGCCTTTTACCAAAGAAAAGCACGAGGGCTTGACCAGCGCAAACATGTTCCTCGCGACGTACAAGGATGGGGCAATCGTCAAGCCCTGA
- the yfmF gene encoding EF-P 5-aminopentanol modification-associated protein YfmF, with protein sequence MSDSVKDISFHTSVIDGINVHIMPTRKFKTTTIVTMIEQELSEENVTKTALLAMVMKRATARFPDAKQLREYLDFLYGAIFDVDVTKKGERQILHIYMEVPNEKYLSHENGLLEEAIRFVGDILCRPYVENQAFAEKYVSQEKETLRKRIESLIDDKMKYANQRVTAEMCKGEPYALLVQGRTEDLPGIDGKSLYEHYQQITSRSPIDIFVVGDVKESTVEKAVEKHIRLNRQDVHAMKPTPAKKQVDEERAVIEKLDVNQAKLNIGCRTQIGYADEEYPALLVYNGVLGGFPHSKLFVNVREKASLAYYAVSRLESHKGIMMIMSGIDVKNYDRAVEIIKEQLASMRQGNISEEELSQTKATLSNQFRELLDSARMMIDFAYNGVISGRKRRLEALLSQIDRIKVEDLKRVAEHVVIDTIYLLRDKKGEA encoded by the coding sequence ATGAGCGACAGCGTGAAGGATATTTCTTTTCATACGTCCGTGATCGATGGAATCAATGTACATATCATGCCTACCCGCAAATTTAAAACGACTACCATCGTCACTATGATCGAGCAGGAGCTTTCTGAGGAGAACGTGACCAAGACAGCCCTTCTGGCGATGGTGATGAAACGGGCAACGGCTCGTTTTCCCGATGCCAAGCAGCTGCGGGAATACCTCGATTTTCTCTACGGAGCCATTTTTGATGTCGATGTCACCAAAAAAGGGGAGCGGCAAATCCTTCACATTTACATGGAGGTGCCAAACGAAAAGTATCTCTCCCATGAGAACGGACTTTTGGAGGAAGCGATCCGCTTTGTCGGGGATATTCTTTGTCGTCCCTATGTTGAGAATCAGGCGTTCGCAGAAAAGTATGTCTCCCAGGAAAAAGAGACGTTGCGCAAGCGAATTGAAAGCTTGATTGACGACAAGATGAAATATGCCAACCAGCGCGTGACGGCTGAAATGTGCAAAGGAGAACCGTATGCCCTCCTGGTCCAAGGGCGCACCGAAGATTTGCCGGGGATTGACGGGAAAAGCTTGTACGAGCATTACCAACAGATCACCAGCCGATCTCCGATTGACATTTTTGTTGTCGGCGATGTGAAGGAATCGACGGTCGAAAAAGCGGTAGAGAAACATATCCGGCTAAATCGCCAGGATGTACACGCAATGAAACCGACCCCAGCCAAAAAACAGGTGGACGAGGAGCGTGCAGTCATCGAGAAGCTGGATGTCAATCAAGCCAAGCTGAATATCGGCTGCCGCACCCAGATCGGGTATGCTGACGAAGAGTATCCGGCTCTGCTGGTTTACAACGGAGTTCTTGGCGGTTTCCCTCACTCCAAGCTGTTTGTCAACGTGCGTGAAAAGGCTAGTCTGGCCTATTACGCTGTATCCCGGCTGGAGAGCCATAAGGGAATCATGATGATCATGTCGGGCATTGATGTAAAAAACTACGATCGTGCGGTAGAGATTATCAAAGAGCAGCTCGCTTCCATGAGGCAGGGAAACATCTCCGAGGAAGAGCTGTCCCAGACAAAGGCGACGCTGTCCAATCAGTTCCGTGAACTGCTGGATAGTGCCCGGATGATGATTGATTTTGCCTACAACGGTGTCATCAGCGGTCGAAAGCGACGCCTGGAAGCATTGCTCTCGCAGATTGATCGGATCAAGGTGGAGGATCTGAAGCGGGTGGCGGAACACGTCGTGATCGATACGATTTACCTGTTGCGAGACAAGAAAGGAGAGGCCTGA